The proteins below come from a single Sphingomonas carotinifaciens genomic window:
- a CDS encoding polysaccharide biosynthesis/export family protein, producing the protein MRKTMMMAGAMTAAALLVGCAAQPLPVESAAAMPSAYTLGAGDKLRITTFGFEEFSGEFMVAADDSLAMPMLGTVPVRDVTPDQLSRKLEAALGAKGLVRQPRVSTEVTKYRPYYISGEVNRPGKYDFASGLTVMQAVADAGSFTYRAKKKMVFIKRAGAPAEVAVPVTASAPVLPGDTIRVVERYF; encoded by the coding sequence ATGCGTAAGACTATGATGATGGCAGGAGCGATGACGGCAGCGGCCTTGCTGGTCGGGTGCGCCGCACAGCCGCTGCCGGTGGAGAGCGCCGCCGCGATGCCCAGCGCCTATACGCTGGGCGCAGGTGACAAGCTGCGCATCACCACCTTCGGGTTCGAGGAGTTCAGTGGCGAATTCATGGTCGCGGCCGATGATTCGCTGGCAATGCCGATGCTGGGCACGGTGCCGGTGCGCGACGTGACCCCGGACCAGTTGAGCCGCAAGCTGGAGGCGGCGCTGGGCGCCAAGGGGCTGGTGCGCCAGCCGCGAGTCAGCACGGAAGTGACCAAATACCGCCCTTATTATATCTCCGGTGAGGTCAACCGGCCCGGCAAGTACGACTTCGCCAGCGGGCTGACCGTGATGCAGGCGGTGGCCGATGCCGGCAGCTTCACCTACCGCGCCAAGAAGAAGATGGTGTTCATCAAACGCGCCGGCGCGCCCGCCGAGGTGGCGGTGCCGGTCACCGCATCCGCGCCCGTGCTGCCGGGCGACACGATCCGCGTGGTGGAGCGATATTTCTGA